In Mytilus edulis chromosome 3, xbMytEdul2.2, whole genome shotgun sequence, the genomic window ACAATAGTGAGAGACTTCAGACTGAAAATGCCTCAATCAATTGTGTCAGTTATGGGGTTAAATGCTATACTTGACACCACCTTTAACTCATTGCGAAATAATGTTAGTGAAGTTGTAGATGATGAAATGTGGGAATCTTATCTGGAGTATAAAGAAGGACAAGAAGAATCTCTCAAAAGAATGGCAACTAAAAAGACTAAAACGCGACAAGAGGTTGACAATGAAGAAGATCCACCAGACGATTTTCGTGAATTAACCATATTTCCAGGAAAGGTCGATGTGGAGATTAATGCTGAACCTTTTATTAGACGCAATAAGAAAACTGGAGGATATGAGAACACCGACCATTATCTAGATGTTCAGTTTCGTCTTTTACGTGAAGACTTCATTGGTCCGTTACGTGATGGCATAAAAGAGTATATTGAAGCTGTACATGCAACAGGAAAAGCTAAGCGATTGCAAGAACTAAGAATATATACCGATGTACAGATCATAAGTCCGGTTTGTAACAATAGTGGGCTTTGTCGTAGGATAAGTTTTCACTGTAAAGGAATGGATCGCATACGATGGGAATCGAGCAAACGACTGATTTACGGTTCTCTTGTATGTTTATCATCTGACAATTTTCAGACATTACTTTTTGCAACCGTTGCAGATAGAGATttgaaaaacattcaaaaagggTTGGTTGATGTCAAGTTTGAGACTGATAACAGGACGATTGCTAATATTCCAGAAGACACAGTGTTTGTTATGGCAGAAACAACTGCTTACTTCGAAGCTTATAGGCATGTTCTACTAGGATTACAAAATGTGCCAAACGATGGTTTGCCATTTGAGAAGTACATTGTCAGATGTTTTACGGAGACAGCTTTGCCTGCTTACCTCCGGCGAAATCCTGAGGCGACGTTTGATTTACGGCCTCTAGTTGACGAAGACATGATTTTACGTGCGAAAAGAAATATAACTGGAAATCGAGAGGATACCCGAGAACCAATTTACAACTTCAGTGTTAGGTCTGAGGAAGCTCGCCGTGTCAAGGTCAACAATTTAAAAACGTGGCCAGCCCACGATCTATTTCACTTAGACATGTCTCAGTTTAGAGCTGTCCAAAATGCCCTATCGAGAGAATTTTCCATTATTCAAGGGCCACCAGGAACTGGTAAAACATACATTGGACTTAAAGTTGTTAAAGCACTTCTCCATAACAGAAATCTTTGGAATACTAATCCTGACACTGGACAGGAAGATAATAGACCATTACTTGTCGTCTGTTATACAAATCACGCACTAGACCAGTTTTTGGAAGgaattttaagatttttcaaAGGTGACATTCTACGACTTGGTAGTCGCAGTTCTAGTGAGGTAATGAAGCAGCTGAACATCAGTAATATGCGCATGACAATGAGAAAGAAGAGAGAATTACCTCGAATTATTCATATGGAAAGAATGTCAACTAAGCATACAATGAAAGCTCTTCAagaagaaattaataaaatatgcGAAAGAATTGAAATGGCAAGACGGGAATTACTACACGAAGACACTTTAGAAGCAGCTATGGGCAAATCTTTTACACGTCTCGTTTCTGGCTTCGAGTTCAGAATGTACCAGTATGGATACGAAATGCACAAATCGAAGAAGCAGTCAGCAATGTTGGAATGGCTTGGGTATGGCAACATTTTAACCGAAGATCCTGCAGTAGAAGAGCAACAGGAAGTTCAAAACGAAAACAATATTGAGAATGACCAGGTAAATGACGGTAATCAGATAAACAACGAAGAGAACCAAGATGATTTGATGGACGAGTTCATAAATGTCATCGATGAGTTAGATGCAGAAATGAACATGAGACAGCTTGACATTGAAGATTTGGAAAATGAAGAAGAAAACGATGCACTCGTTACAGAAATGCAACAAGCATTACATGATTTGGATGTACGAAAGCCAGTGATAGCATTAAATGTTTCTCAGTTAGATGCAGATGATAAAAAATCGAATTTATTTGAGCAATggcaaatgacaaaaaagcaaaagaaacaaatgaaaaaaacgcTCAGAAAAGAACTTTCATCAAATGATCGTATGACTCGTGAAGAAGTTTCTCGCAATTTTGATATGTGGGAACTACGAAAACAAGACAGATGGCGCTTATATCGATTTTGGGTTAACGCATATTGCGATAGTCTCAAAGAGAAGATACGTGGAAAAGAGGACGAGTTTCAGGTAGCATGTGCAAAATATAATGAGGTTTTAATGCAAGAGGATAGGGAAATCATGCGACAGTCAACCGTAATTGGAATGACAACTACGTGTGCAGCAAGGTATCAGTCCGTGCTTCAGGAAATCAGACCACGAATTGTTGTAGTCGAGGAAGCAGCAGAGGTACTTGAGGCTCATATAGTTAGTACTCTTAGCAGAGGATGCGAACATGTAGTATTGATAGGAGATCACAAACAGCTTAAACCGAGTCCTACTGTTTATAAACTAGCAACCAAATACAACTTAGAGATTTCTTTGTTTGAGCGCATGATATGCAACAACATGGCATATGACTGTCTCCAATTTCAGCATCGAATGAGACCAGATATATCAAAAATGTTGCGTAAAATATACCCAGaattgaaagatgatgatgcggTGAAAGGATATCAAGATGTCAAAGGTATATCAAGCAATGTATTTTTCATCGATCACACAAATGAAGAAACTTCTGAAGATGATTTGAAGAGTCACTCAAACGACCATGAAGCAGATTACATTGTCGCTCTGTGTAGATACCTTTTGTTGCAAGGGTACGAACGTGAACAGATCACCGTTTTGACTCTTTATTCTGGCCAGCTATTTGCTCTTAGGAAGAGAATGCCTAAAACCTTATATGAAGGCGTGAGAGTAACTGTTGTTGACAATTATCAAGGAGAAGAAAACGACATTATTTTGTTGTCTTTAGTTCGAAGTAATGAAGATGGGAAAATTGGATTTTTAAGCATTGAAAATCGAGTTTGCGTTGCACTTTCTAGAGCAAAAATAGGACTCTACGTCATTGGGAATTTTACAATAATGgcaaataaaagtaaattatgGTGTTCTATCGCTGATCATGCCAGAAGAAACATGTTTCTTGGAGAAGCCTTGCCGCTTTATTGTCAAAACCATCCAAATGAAAACGGACTTCTAGCTACAGAACCATCAGATTTCAAGAAGGCACCTGAAGGTGGATGTATGAAACCATGCGAATATCGTCTTCCATGTGGTCATACCTGTGCAAGAGCTTGTCATACATACGATCGTGATCACGAGGAATATGAATGCAATAAACCATGCACTAAAATACTCTGTGAAAGAAATCACAGATGCTCTCGGAGATGCAATCAAGAATGCGGAAAATGTCATGAATGGGTTGATAAGGTACTTCCAAAATGCGGACACACAGAAGCAGTGATGTGTTATATAGATCCAGTAAACTGGAAATGTACATCAAAATGTTTTGCCAGCCTGTCTTGTGGTCATCCATGTCGCAATCTTTGTGGAGAAGCACATACAGAGTATTGTACGATGAAAGTGGTAAAAACATGGAGCTGTGGGCATTCGGAAAAAATCAGTTGTTACAAGAAACGTGCAGCAATCTGCACTAAAAAGTGCGGACAGGAACTTGAGTGTGGTCATATATGTAAGGGTACATGTGGGGAATGTTTCCAAGGAAGGCTTCATATGTCTTGTAGCGAAGACTGTAATCGACCTTTGGTATGTGAACATCCTTGCCAAGATAGCTGTTCTAGCTGTCCACCATGTATTCGTCAGTGTGAGAATCGTTGTAAACACAGCTATTGTGGCAAAAAATGTGGACAACTTTGCGTGCCATGTGCAGAACTTTGTGAATGGCAATGTAGACACCATAGATGCGAAAAAATATGCAGTGAACCTTGCGAAAGACCTCGCTGTAATAAGCCATGCAAGAAATTGCTAGAATGTAAACACCAGTGTATTGGACTTTGTGGGGAACCGTGTCCTAATCTTTGTAAGATATGTCATAATGACATTGTGACAGAGGTCTTCCTTGGAAGTGAGGACGAAGTAGAAGCACGATATGTCCAATTGGAGGATTGTGGACACTTATTTGAATCTTCTGACTTAGATCGGTGGATGGACATGATAAGTGAAGGAAACAACGACACAGCCATAAAATTGAAAGAATGCCCTAGATGCAAAACAGCTATTCGCCGTAATTTGCGATATGGCAATATGATTAAACAAGCGCTTCGTGATATTGAATCTGTAAAAAGAAGAATGTTAGGTGACGATGTGAGAAAGTCCCAAATGGAAAAATCCATATCTAGAGGAATACCTACTTTACCTGTTAAAGAACAGCGAATAATCAGAGAATATTATTCAGATTTAACCAAGGGTCCTTTTGACGAAAACACACTTTCAGCAATTGAAAATCAAATCAACATTGTACGTCATGTTAATGGTTTGAAAGCAAAGTTTGAAAAGGATAGAGATTCTGTGCATTACATAGAACTTAATGACAAAGCTATTGAACATTTGGATAATTGTCATGAATTTACTCTTAGAAAGAGAAAATACTTTACTGTCCAAGAAACCAATGATCTCAATGCAGAACTAGATCGTTTACAAAGACTCCGCATTTTCCTACAATACAAGGAAAGAAGAAGAGTAACGGAGAGTGCTCTACCAAGGGAGCTGAGTCTCGATTTCATGACAGCAGAAGAGTACCTGACAAAAGGGACATttacaaatattagaaagatGTTTGTTGACAAAACACTCGAAACATTAAAGACAGCATTACCACTATCTGGATTAGCTATTACTGACAAGGAACGGATAGACATTGTAACAGCGATTGGATTGGGAAAAGGTCATTGGTTCAAATGTCCAAATGGTATGTTAAAGTTTGATAGTTAAAAGTTGAGAATAGTATTTCCGAATTGCTAAAGAAAacttaaaatgtaataaaataattatattaaatctaAAATGATAGGAATAACACCTCATACATTTGGTGAATCCGAAACTGTTTTCTGgatttaacttctttataaaacAGTTATAACAGTTACACcacagaaaatttacaaaatgaaattgTACTATACATTCCCTAAATTAGTAAAA contains:
- the LOC139514553 gene encoding NFX1-type zinc finger-containing protein 1-like isoform X1; this translates as MADRPRGRGRGRGPLRGRGGQSRDANRQNEHRDVPWKLLLGFRRLQELKDKEPYEVTLTLSKRKHAFKEALSEATHENNIVALFLRCIAKASECETLRESMIEIFVILENSLFFKSSLPAYIFSAMTEASHDRQMNYKQPFRDILTIVRDFRLKMPQSIVSVMGLNAILDTTFNSLRNNVSEVVDDEMWESYLEYKEGQEESLKRMATKKTKTRQEVDNEEDPPDDFRELTIFPGKVDVEINAEPFIRRNKKTGGYENTDHYLDVQFRLLREDFIGPLRDGIKEYIEAVHATGKAKRLQELRIYTDVQIISPVCNNSGLCRRISFHCKGMDRIRWESSKRLIYGSLVCLSSDNFQTLLFATVADRDLKNIQKGLVDVKFETDNRTIANIPEDTVFVMAETTAYFEAYRHVLLGLQNVPNDGLPFEKYIVRCFTETALPAYLRRNPEATFDLRPLVDEDMILRAKRNITGNREDTREPIYNFSVRSEEARRVKVNNLKTWPAHDLFHLDMSQFRAVQNALSREFSIIQGPPGTGKTYIGLKVVKALLHNRNLWNTNPDTGQEDNRPLLVVCYTNHALDQFLEGILRFFKGDILRLGSRSSSEVMKQLNISNMRMTMRKKRELPRIIHMERMSTKHTMKALQEEINKICERIEMARRELLHEDTLEAAMGKSFTRLVSGFEFRMYQYGYEMHKSKKQSAMLEWLGYGNILTEDPAVEEQQEVQNENNIENDQVNDGNQINNEENQDDLMDEFINVIDELDAEMNMRQLDIEDLENEEENDALVTEMQQALHDLDVRKPVIALNVSQLDADDKKSNLFEQWQMTKKQKKQMKKTLRKELSSNDRMTREEVSRNFDMWELRKQDRWRLYRFWVNAYCDSLKEKIRGKEDEFQVACAKYNEVLMQEDREIMRQSTVIGMTTTCAARYQSVLQEIRPRIVVVEEAAEVLEAHIVSTLSRGCEHVVLIGDHKQLKPSPTVYKLATKYNLEISLFERMICNNMAYDCLQFQHRMRPDISKMLRKIYPELKDDDAVKGYQDVKGISSNVFFIDHTNEETSEDDLKSHSNDHEADYIVALCRYLLLQGYEREQITVLTLYSGQLFALRKRMPKTLYEGVRVTVVDNYQGEENDIILLSLVRSNEDGKIGFLSIENRVCVALSRAKIGLYVIGNFTIMANKSKLWCSIADHARRNMFLGEALPLYCQNHPNENGLLATEPSDFKKAPEGGCMKPCEYRLPCGHTCARACHTYDRDHEEYECNKPCTKILCERNHRCSRRCNQECGKCHEWVDKVLPKCGHTEAVMCYIDPVNWKCTSKCFASLSCGHPCRNLCGEAHTEYCTMKVVKTWSCGHSEKISCYKKRAAICTKKCGQELECGHICKGTCGECFQGRLHMSCSEDCNRPLVCEHPCQDSCSSCPPCIRQCENRCKHSYCGKKCGQLCVPCAELCEWQCRHHRCEKICSEPCERPRCNKPCKKLLECKHQCIGLCGEPCPNLCKICHNDIVTEVFLGSEDEVEARYVQLEDCGHLFESSDLDRWMDMISEGNNDTAIKLKECPRCKTAIRRNLRYGNMIKQALRDIESVKRRMLGDDVRKSQMEKSISRGIPTLPVKEQRIIREYYSDLTKGPFDENTLSAIENQINIVRHVNGLKAKFEKDRDSVHYIELNDKAIEHLDNCHEFTLRKRKYFTVQETNDLNAELDRLQRLRIFLQYKERRRVTESALPRELSLDFMTAEEYLTKGTFTNIRKMFVDKTLETLKTALPLSGLAITDKERIDIVTAIGLGKGHWFKCPNGHVYCIADCGGATVESKCPDCGSVVGGSGHTLRQDNRFAPEMDGASNPAWSEQANMGNYDPFQIRF
- the LOC139514553 gene encoding NFX1-type zinc finger-containing protein 1-like isoform X2 — protein: MADRPRGRGRGRGPLRGRGGQSRDANRQNEHRDVPWKLLLGFRRLQELKDKEPYEVTLTLSKRKHAFKEALSEATHENNIVALFLRCIAKASECETLRESMIEIFVILENSLFFKSSLPAYIFSAMTEASHDRQMNYKQPFRDILTIVRDFRLKMPQSIVSVMGLNAILDTTFNSLRNNVSEVVDDEMWESYLEYKEGQEESLKRMATKKTKTRQEVDNEEDPPDDFRELTIFPGKVDVEINAEPFIRRNKKTGGYENTDHYLDVQFRLLREDFIGPLRDGIKEYIEAVHATGKAKRLQELRIYTDVQIISPVCNNSGLCRRISFHCKGMDRIRWESSKRLIYGSLVCLSSDNFQTLLFATVADRDLKNIQKGLVDVKFETDNRTIANIPEDTVFVMAETTAYFEAYRHVLLGLQNVPNDGLPFEKYIVRCFTETALPAYLRRNPEATFDLRPLVDEDMILRAKRNITGNREDTREPIYNFSVRSEEARRVKVNNLKTWPAHDLFHLDMSQFRAVQNALSREFSIIQGPPGTGKTYIGLKVVKALLHNRNLWNTNPDTGQEDNRPLLVVCYTNHALDQFLEGILRFFKGDILRLGSRSSSEVMKQLNISNMRMTMRKKRELPRIIHMERMSTKHTMKALQEEINKICERIEMARRELLHEDTLEAAMGKSFTRLVSGFEFRMYQYGYEMHKSKKQSAMLEWLGYGNILTEDPAVEEQQEVQNENNIENDQVNDGNQINNEENQDDLMDEFINVIDELDAEMNMRQLDIEDLENEEENDALVTEMQQALHDLDVRKPVIALNVSQLDADDKKSNLFEQWQMTKKQKKQMKKTLRKELSSNDRMTREEVSRNFDMWELRKQDRWRLYRFWVNAYCDSLKEKIRGKEDEFQVACAKYNEVLMQEDREIMRQSTVIGMTTTCAARYQSVLQEIRPRIVVVEEAAEVLEAHIVSTLSRGCEHVVLIGDHKQLKPSPTVYKLATKYNLEISLFERMICNNMAYDCLQFQHRMRPDISKMLRKIYPELKDDDAVKGYQDVKGISSNVFFIDHTNEETSEDDLKSHSNDHEADYIVALCRYLLLQGYEREQITVLTLYSGQLFALRKRMPKTLYEGVRVTVVDNYQGEENDIILLSLVRSNEDGKIGFLSIENRVCVALSRAKIGLYVIGNFTIMANKSKLWCSIADHARRNMFLGEALPLYCQNHPNENGLLATEPSDFKKAPEGGCMKPCEYRLPCGHTCARACHTYDRDHEEYECNKPCTKILCERNHRCSRRCNQECGKCHEWVDKVLPKCGHTEAVMCYIDPVNWKCTSKCFASLSCGHPCRNLCGEAHTEYCTMKVVKTWSCGHSEKISCYKKRAAICTKKCGQELECGHICKGTCGECFQGRLHMSCSEDCNRPLVCEHPCQDSCSSCPPCIRQCENRCKHSYCGKKCGQLCVPCAELCEWQCRHHRCEKICSEPCERPRCNKPCKKLLECKHQCIGLCGEPCPNLCKICHNDIVTEVFLGSEDEVEARYVQLEDCGHLFESSDLDRWMDMISEGNNDTAIKLKECPRCKTAIRRNLRYGNMIKQALRDIESVKRRMLGDDVRKSQMEKSISRGIPTLPVKEQRIIREYYSDLTKGPFDENTLSAIENQINIVRHVNGLKAKFEKDRDSVHYIELNDKAIEHLDNCHEFTLRKRKYFTVQETNDLNAELDRLQRLRIFLQYKERRRVTESALPRELSLDFMTAEEYLTKGTFTNIRKMFVDKTLETLKTALPLSGLAITDKERIDIVTAIGLGKGHWFKCPNGHIYAIGNCGGANQHGICPVCKSQIGGMGHLVAGNTTALEMTN